In a genomic window of Xenopus laevis strain J_2021 chromosome 5S, Xenopus_laevis_v10.1, whole genome shotgun sequence:
- the paqr9.S gene encoding membrane progesterone receptor epsilon yields the protein MPLQSYTRDKDKSPLLRWDEVPDDFVECFILSGYRRLHLTAQECLASIFQPTNETLNFWTHFIPLVLFVSKFYHVFFLAAELPFHHPALLPLWCYASGVLLTFAMSCTAHVFSCRSLRLRAVFFFLDYASISYYGFASTVAYSYYLLPRLSLLDPAVMTPYLQSLGWHQVDYSMLLGLYGKLVLPVAFILAVTCTVACCKSRAEDCSYPFAIRTFVFAMPLSMACPVMIESLLFDLRKRNPTLFVHFYRRYFWLLVAAFFNVSKIPERIHPGLFDFIGHSHQLFHIFTFLSIYDQMHYVEQGLESFLKSPSSLPTFQGTIGYMLLLTLCLAFVVRTYLKGLSNTKRD from the coding sequence ATGCCCCTGCAGTCCTACACCAGAGACAAGGACAAGTCGCCCCTCCTGCGCTGGGATGAGGTGCCAGATGATTTTGTGGAATGCTTCATTTTATCCGGCTACAGGAGGCTGCACCTCACTGCCCAGGAGTGCCTAGCTTCCATATTCCAGCCTACCAACGAGACCCTTAATTTTTGGACGCATTTCATACCTCTGGTTTTGTTTGTCAGCAAGTTTTACCATGTCTTCTTTTTGGCAGCAGAGCTGCCCTTCCACCACCCAGCTCTGCTTCCCCTTTGGTGCTATGCCTCAGGAGTGCTACTGACATTTGCCATGAGTTGTACAGCCCATGTGTTCAGCTGTCGCTCCCTGCGCCTGCGTGCAGTCTTCTTCTTTCTGGACTATGCTTCTATCAGCTACTATGGCTTTGCCAGCACGGTGGCATACTCCTACTATCTGCTTCCCAGACTCAGTCTGCTGGACCCAGCTGTGATGACACCTTACCTGCAAAGCTTGGGCTGGCACCAAGTGGATTATAGCATGCTCCTGGGGCTGTATGGAAAACTAGTGCTGCCTGTAGCTTTTATTCTAGCTGTAACCTGCACGGTGGCATGCTGCAAGAGCAGAGCAGAAGATTGTTCTTACCCATTTGCTATCCGCACTTTTGTCTTTGCAATGCCCCTCAGCATGGCTTGTCCGGTCATGATTGAGAGTCTTCTGTTTGACCTTAGGAAGAGAAACCCTACTCTGTTTGTTCATTTTTATAGGCGGTATTTCTGGTTGCTGGTAGCAGCTTTCTTCAATGTCAGTAAGATCCCAGAAAGGATCCATCCAGGGCTTTTTGACTTTATAGGGCACAGCCACCAGCTCTTTCATATATTCACTTTTCTTAGTATCTATGATCAAATGCATTATGTGGAACAGGGACTAGAATCATTCCTCAAATCTCCATCCAGCCTCCCTACCTTCCAGGGAACCATAGGGTATATGCTGCTGTTAACGCTGTGTCTGGCTTTTGTAGTAAGGACCTATTTAAAAGGACTTAGTAACACCAAACGGGACTAA